In the genome of Chloroflexota bacterium, the window GGGTGGACGTGGAGCATGTGGCCGAGCAGCGGCTCGAAGACCGACTTGCGCTCCCAGCCGCCGCCGGCCGAGAGCGCGCCCATCGTCGCGCCGTGGTAGGCGCCGTACTTGGCGACGATCTTGTACTTGCGGGCGTTCCCACGGTTGACGTGGTACTGGCGGGCCAGCTTCATCGCGGCCTCGGTGGCCTCGGAGCCACCCGAGACGAACTTGACGGCGCTGACTCCCGGCGGCGCGAACTCGATCAGCTCCTTTGCCAGCTCGATGGCCTGCGGGTTGGTGCCGTGCAGCGGCGGCGCGAACGCAATCGATTTGAGTTGCTCGGTGACGGCGTCGATGATCCGCTGGTTGCCGTGCCCCAGACTGACGGTGAAGACGCCGGCCAGCCCGTCGATGTACTCGCGGCCGTCCGTGGAGCGTAAGCGAATACCGCTCGCCTCCTGAATGACGAAGGGGTCTTTGGCGAACTCCTCCATCTGCATGAAGTCGAGCACGAGATTCATCACGTCGGAGCGGGCGGGAGTGTCGACCATCGGCATACCGTCCTTGGAAGGATGACTGACGGAGCGCCCGAACAGGCGCGTCCGCACGTCATTGTCAGATGTCGACAGAGTGTACGACGCCCCCTGGCCGGGCGCAACGGAGCGGCTATCCCTTGACCGCGCCCGCCGTCAGGCCGGCCGCGTACTGATCCACGAAGAACGAGTAGATCAACGCGACCGGGATCGAGCCGCACAGCGCGCCCGCCATCAGCGGTCCCCAGAAGTAGAAGTCGGCGCGGGTGAGCTGTACCAGCACACCCGTCGGGATGGTCCGCTCCTGGCTCGACGTAATCAACGTCAGCGCGTAGATGAACTCGTTCCAGGAGAGCGTGAAACAGAAGATCCCCGCCGACACGATCCCCGGCGCGGCCAGCGGGAAGGCGATGCGGATCATCGCCATGATGCGGCTGGCCCCGTCGATGCGGGCGCACTCCTCCAGCTCACCGGGGATCGTCTTGAAGTAGCCCGACATCAGCCAGGTCGTGAACGGCAGCAGGAAGGTCGGGTAGACCACCACCAGCCCGACGATGGTGTCGAGCAGGTTGAGCACCTTCATCACCTGGACCATCGGGATGAAGAGCAGGGTGGTCGGCACGAGGTAGGTCGTGAAGACGCCGAGGCTGATGGTGTCCGCGCCCCGGAAGCGGAGCCGCGCCAGGGCGTAGCCGGCCGGCACCCCGAAGAAGATCGAGATGACGGTGGAGGCAATCGACACGAACATCGTGTTCCAGGCCCAGACGATGAAGTCCGTCTTGAACCAGAGGTACTCGAAGTGCTCCGTCGTCGGCTCGAACACCAGCAACGGGCTGATCGCGCCGTTGTACAGCTCGGAGTTCGGCTTCATCGCCGTGATCAGCATCCAGTAGAACGGCGCAAGCAGGAAGACCAGCACCAGCAGCAGCGG includes:
- a CDS encoding carbohydrate ABC transporter permease, whose amino-acid sequence is MAGTRIVDRLVALYLPLLLVLVFLLAPFYWMLITAMKPNSELYNGAISPLLVFEPTTEHFEYLWFKTDFIVWAWNTMFVSIASTVISIFFGVPAGYALARLRFRGADTISLGVFTTYLVPTTLLFIPMVQVMKVLNLLDTIVGLVVVYPTFLLPFTTWLMSGYFKTIPGELEECARIDGASRIMAMIRIAFPLAAPGIVSAGIFCFTLSWNEFIYALTLITSSQERTIPTGVLVQLTRADFYFWGPLMAGALCGSIPVALIYSFFVDQYAAGLTAGAVKG